A section of the Papio anubis isolate 15944 chromosome 4, Panubis1.0, whole genome shotgun sequence genome encodes:
- the LOC101004224 gene encoding vomeronasal type-1 receptor 90-like: MLSFKKAFYFQAGIGISANIFLLLWHIFTFFKDHKPKNHDLIIYHLAFVHIVMLVIAEELLSPDVFESLNFQNNFRCKAVFCIYKVVRGLSICNTSFLSMLQTITISPNTSWLVRFKHKITKHNILGLLFFWSLNLSFNSDMIIYIVGFSNMTQLILNVSKYCSLSPMNVIIRRLLVTLSLSGDVFLVGIMLLSSAYIVILLSRHQRRSQHLHSTSFLLRTSPGERATKTILLLVSFFVAMYSLD; encoded by the coding sequence ATGTTATCTTTCAAAAAGGCCTTTTATTTTCAAGCTGGCATTGGAATCTCAGCCAacatctttcttcttctctggcaCATTTTCACATTCTTTAAGGATCACAAACCTAAAAACCATGACCTGATCATCTATCACTTGGCCTTTGTTCACATAGTGATGCTAGTCATTGCAGAAGAGTTACTGTCTCCAGACGTGTTTGAGTCACTGAATTTTCAGAATAACTTCAGATGTAAGGCTGTGTTCTGCATATACAAGGTAGTGAGGGGCCTCTCTATCTGCAACACCTCTTTCCTGAGCATGCTTCAGACCATCACCATCAGCCCCAACACCTCCTGGTTGGTgagatttaaacataaaatcacAAAACACAATATCCTGGGTTTACTCTTTTTTTGGTCCCTCAATTTGTCTTTCAATAGTGACATGATAATCTACATTGTAGGTTTTTCCAATATGACCCAGCTAATTCTGAATGTCAGTAAATACTGCTCACTTTCTCCAATGAACGTCATCATCAGAAGGCTGCTTGTTACTCTGTCTTTATCCGGAGATGTCTTCCTTGTAGGAATCATGCTGCTCTCAAGTGCATACATCGTGATTCTCTTGTCCAGGCATCAGAGGCGCTCCCAGCACCTTCACAGCACTAGCTTTTTATTAAGAACTTCCCCAGGGGAAAGGGCCACCAAGACCATCTTGCTGCTGGTGAGTTTCTTTGTGGCTATGTACTCACTGGACTGA